The genomic interval CTTTCTTGGGATGGGGAAGACTGGCAGTTTGGGTCTGAATGCTTGCTTACTTATTTCTACCTTGCTCGGGTTTTCAAATCTGGCTTACCATAATGCCCTGAGATGAAGATTTGCACATTTGCTGTAACTGGATTGACCATACGGCCTTATGTGGCTGCAACAGCCCCTTAGACGCTTATCGGGCTGCCAAGTAGGGTTCCAGTTTTCTTACCCATGTAATCCAGTTTATCTGTCTCCCATCGAGGGCTCCAATTTCCCATGCAGTTCAAAGTGTCTAAGGATGTGGTTTAATCCCATTTATGAACTATAAAATTAGTTGTGAAAGATGCAACAGGCATTTTAGAAGTTAAAtagtgtaggaaaaaaaatcagtgtgcaCTTTCTAAGGTGAGAGTATGCACCATTTGTGAAACTCACGAGCTGGGGGTGCTGCCCATTGGACAACTATGTCTCACTAGGTGTCATGTGACTACATCCCCTGCTGTGTGGTGTGGAGCAGCCATGATCTTCAAGTGCTTGTGGCAGTTCTCTGCAGAGGATTGACAGAGTCCGTCACTGGAGTGACTGTTACATACAAACACTTCCAGGAGGCAAACCTGGGAACTGAATTGCCAGTTGGTGGGCAATGTGCACGGATTGGGGAAGAAATCAATCAGGGTAGTTTTCTGGACGGTAGCTGATCAGCCACCATCTCTGTCACCAGAGGTGAGCTGGGTTTCTCGGGAGCTGCCCTTTGTAGAAGTTTCACCAATGAAATGAGGATATCCAATCCCCTTTGACTGGTATGGGAAAGTCTGCATTAAAGAGAGGGAAACTGAGCCCAATACCCTGGCCTAGTATCAAACTTCTGTGGTGTGTGCTAGGTAGGGGGAGTGGGGAGGcagtggggagaaagaaaaagacacactgTTGGGGTCAAAGGGGGGTGACTGGGCAGGGCAGCATCCGAAGTGAAGCCACCTTCTACCTCTTGGTAGGCAGTGAGGCTGCTGGCCCTAGCACAGGGTGACAGCCCATGCATGGGGGACGCTAATATGGAGACAGTTGTGTTGCCTTTTTGGTGGGGTAGAAaggaggatggaggggagagggaTCCTTTGGGAACTCAGAAGGTGGGAGGGTGGATAGCTTTCAAGAATATCACCAAAAGTTCAGGTGAGACTAGTGAGAAAGCGCTCTGGTCTGAAATGTGCCACTTAATTTAATGAGGTCTTACTAACCACTCCTGATACTTCCTTTTAAAAGTTCTCAtcatgctaaaataaataaataaatacataaaaataaataaataaataaaaaggaggggggaagaaaaatagaatagtatAGCAATACAAAGATAGAATTAAATAGCCACAGTGTGTTTAAGGTTGTGTGTATCTGTTCTTAGTCCTGCCTGAGATCTCAGGGGCTGTTCCTGTAACTTTCTTCAATGACCCTGAGCTGTACTAGGCTGTGAGGTAGCTAGGATACAGAGGAGGGAGTGCCTGCTGCCCACCCAGTGCTGTCAACacttacacccccccccccacaaggtCTTGCAGTCAGCTGCTGGGCCTCGGGGTAGGGTGGTTTTCACCAAGAGGCCTGAGACATCTGGGTCTGTGCTGCTCCCAGGCAGACTACAGGGAGATAACAGCTAATCAGACGTCAACACACATACTGGGCGCCTTTTctgcactgaagaaagaaaagaacaataaaaacccaaacaaggGATAAATACATATCCTAACTCATACATACACGTGTATATACAGATATAcgaacacacttttaaaaacaagtcaaGCCTGAGACATAAGCAGGATCATCAGAGTTGCCTACAAACCGCCTTAGGCAATGATGCGGAGAGTCTTGGTGAGGACCCAATAAGGCCAGCTCTGGTTCCCCATTGCGGAACCAAGTTCTCACCTGCCGGGACCCTCGAGTCCTTCCTTCTGCTGTTTCAGTTTTGCTCTGCAACGCGCACACGGTATTAAGGTTGAATGAAGACGTTTATTTGTAAAACCAATACCTGACACAGAAGAGATTGTAATATTGGCAGGATGGAAATGGACGGTCGCTCGGAGGgccacatgcacaccacagtgAAACCCGGGGAATCAGACAGAGAGCACTGCTGCCGACCCCCCCCACGTGGCTTCCAGTCGGCCGACGACGGAAGAGCAGAGTCCTTTCCGCTGGAGGACACAGATGCACGGCGATGTCCTGTGAGAAGGCAATTTGGTCTGACCTCCACTACGGAGTGGGAGGGCACAACAGGGGACCTCCTTTCTATTGCTGGCGGCTTGTTGGCTTCCTGTAGACCCGCCGAAGGCCTCTCTCCGTGGTCCTCTACCAGCCAGCAGGAGGGCGGCAGCAGGCAACATCCCTGCCCCCTCACATGCCCATTCTTATGCTCTGTATGATCTGGAAGATAGCTGAGGAGGAAAAAAGGCAGACAGCTCAGAAACCAGACAGGCTAATGCTGGAAACACAATCGTCCCCGGTAGCCTGCTTCCGCCAACCCTGCCCCTCGCTGGCTGGCCCAAGGCCGATTAGATACTTCCTAATAAAGAGCTACTCAGAGTCAGCCCAGCTCTAGCTGTTGATGGATGCCTCTGAGATTAATAGATACCTTCTGCTAATTCCACCAGGAGCTGCAGCCAGAAATCTCTGAGGCATGGAAGATAGCCTTGGCCTCCTTCCCCATCTATGTTGAGGGGCTGCTGAGGAGCGAGATGTGGGCCTTCGTGCAGAAACTGCATGCATTAAGCAGCAGGTCAGTGAGTCTGCCTTTTCAAAATGGCCATGACCTGTGAAACAGCCAGTTCTGGGGGGCAGACGGGGAGGGCAGGCCAGGTGTTCAGAGCACAcactcaaggctggccttggctgcccATGACCCTGAACACATCTGTCTTTCAGCTTCCCTGTGACTCTGAAGCCCACTGTCTCTCATTGTGTGCAGAACTAACAAGCTGTGGGGTTCCCTCTTTAATTAGCTGCGCTGTTGGTATCTGGAGCCGGGTAGGAGCCTAGAGGACTCGGTGTATCTGGTTAAGTAATACCGAATctgtttctaaggaaaagaaagtcgtgtgtgttgtgtgtgtgtgtgtgtgtctgtctgtgtgtgtgtgtgtgtgtgtgtgtgtgtgtgtgtgtggtgtttttaaaGAACATCTTCCCCAGTGATCCTGTGGGTCTCAACactgatgaagatgatgataaaCAGAAGAGGAATTGCAGGCactctaatatttttttaatttttagagggCGGTTAGGCAACATGTCATTTAATCACtgtataaaaacagaataaacatgGAACTGTCAAGAGTCTCATGTCTTTTCTGCACAAAGTCATCCCAGGAAATATCCAGGAAACTCCACTTCCTAAGGGACCACCAGAACGTGGGGCTCTCAGGAGCTCCCATCATTTGGGGTAGCTATCACGTTCAAGGGACTAGGCACCTGGAGGCTGAACAGCTCTAATCTGAATGTGTCAGACCAGAGTGTTGAAGATTTcagggttgttttgctttgttttgttttgctttttaatttggaatatttgcatatgCAGTGAGATTTCTTAGGAATGGGCCCCAAAGCCTCAGTGTGGAATTCATTTCTATCTCATATACACCGGATAGCCTGAAGGGGACATTGTGCagcatttttacttattttgtgcaTGAGGCAAAGCTTCATGGCATTGACTTTTTCCACTTGTGGCGTCACATCACTATCAAAAAGTTGAGATTTTAGAGAATTTCATATCTCAGGAGCTTGCAGTCGGGGTGCTCAGCGTTGTGATGCGTATAGGAGCCTGTGCTCAGCGACAAGGAGGAAGGCCAAAGAAATCATCCTTGGGTGGCTGGATTTTAAAGCAGACAGCCTGTTAGTGCATTTTTGGGTTTCTGCTGTTATGTGGACGCAGTGTTTGGCCACCTGCACACGTTGATCCagttttttgtcattttgtccCCTTACTGTCCCCTCTGGTCCCCTGGCGTTACTGCACTCACAAGCACTGGTACTTTGCTGCTGTGGACTAATCTTAGGATTGTGTGGATATGAAGGAGTTACTTCGGCAACTGACAATACTTAATTCTGGCTCTGCTCACAGGCTTTCTTGGCAAATGGGTCCTTGGATGGCTCTTGATGGGACAGTTTCCTACCAGAACCTAGACACTTGACAAAACACCTAGTGTTTCTCTCCTCCCCAGCAAGCCTGACAGGAAGCGGAGGTTTAACAAACAGCCACTATTCAGACTCAGTAGGAACGGCATGAGGGAGCCAGGTACTCTGTCACATTAGGGGAAAAACCACATGCCCATCTGTCACGTTCCGGGATGAGAGTCAGCCCAGTCTGGTCAAGCAAAGTGATTTTACAAAAGGCAGAAGGCTAGACTAGGATAGGAACTGGGTTGAatcacagccactgtgagtgTCCACCAGACTGTTCCTTCTTCTGAGAAGCAAGTACCAGCACAGCAACACCGTCAAGGGATTAAGTGATACAACATACGCTAAGGCTCCTCATACACTGAAAACACAGTGCACTTCATCGTACCTGCCAGCTGGGgccagatttttttgtttttcatttgtagttGTTTACACATACACAATGAGCTACAGGAATAAGACCTAAGTCTAAACATTAAATTTATGTATGTTTCATTTATACCTAGTATACACTTAAGTGTCTTGATAAttccttaaaaacaagaaacccaaaaccaaaaaaaaaaaaaaccccaaaatgcgtgtgcatgtatgcatgcatgtgtgcgtgtatgtgcatgcgtgcatgtgtgtgtgtgtatgtgcccgcgcacgcgtgtgtgtacctgcacatcggtatatgcaccatgtgtatgctggtacccttggaggctagaagaggccatCTGAaccttggagctggagtgacaggtggtggttgtacctgatgtgggtgctggcaagtGGACTAAgaggttcttaaccactgagccatctcttcggccccAGAAGAtcattttatacaatattttcacTGCACTTTAATTTTGTCCATGACCACTCATTACCTGAGGTCAAACATTAGAACTTAACACTTATGAGAACATGTTAGCACTCAGAAACTTTAGATTTGGGAAGATTTTGGGTTTCAAGTTTTCAGACTAGACACTGAACCCATATTACTGTTAGAACAGTGGCCGCTGCTTGCCCACGCGTGCCCCCGGAAGTAGCACTCACATGCTATCTGCACCCTGATAACGTGTAAGCTTCAGGGAATCACGGTTCTGAGTTCTACTTTGTCTGGTTATAAAACCATGGATTCTCAGGAATAAATATGGTGGCATGTGTAAAGGTCTACCTGGACATGGTTAACGCTAAAACATGTTACCTTTTCATTTATCTCATCTGAGGACTGGTGGGCCATGGGTCACTGAATAGAAGATGTGCTGTGTCTTAGTGGGCCACATTTCATACTAAGTCACTTTGTGACTTTAGAAGTTCTAAGATACAGCTACTCAATTCTTCTTTCAGAGCCGTTAGTCTAAGGAAGCAGACACAGTTGACAAGCCTCAGAGGGGCAAGACATATTAAAACAATGTGCCTATTTAAGTACTCTTTAGAAGCAGTCATACCTGAAGCTAACTGAAGCTCCCAATTAACATGCATACCGTTTATGACTTTTCacttgtctacagagcaactcCCTCTTGGAGATATGACCGCCTGAAGTCTATTTTAAGTTCACATCTAAGACTGTGGAGAGACGGGGATGTTTATTATTCCTTTTCCAGTTGTATTGATGTCCTCAAGTTTTCTACATTTTATGCCAATTAGTTTGCTTGCAATTCCGCATGCCTGCCAACACTGCCCTGCAGAGTGACCCTCGGCTCTGTAAATGCTGACTTTCCATGCTGCAAACAGGAAGGGAGCCAGCAGCGAgatcaaagaggaaaaggaagcagagagcctAGACCCTGAGAAGTTAATAACTTAACAGTGGGTGAACAAAGCTGAGAAAACAGCTGAATGGGCTGCAGGAGAGGGGCCGAGGACAGACTagacaggagggaagagagataCCAAGAAAGGGCAGGGAGGCgggcattccaggccagccaccaGGTCCAGGGCGGGTCGCAAACAGAGGCTTGGGAAAGTCTGCAGGAGCAAGGACAGCTGAAGTGAGTGGACTCTGCACCTTTCAGTCGGTGTCTGGGACTCTGACCCTCAGAGACCTTAgcgcagtggttctcacccttcctgacgctgtgacactttaatgcagttcctcatgttgtggagaccccaaccataaacttactttcgttgctacttcataactgtgattttgctattgttatatattgtaatgtaaacatctgtgttttccaatggtcttaggtgacccctgtgaaagggtcgctGGACTCCCGAAGGGGGTtgcgacccacaagttgagaaccgtTGCCTTAGACGCTCACAGCTCAAGGGTCTTCACCTTCCATCTTTTATCCAACTCAAATTTCAGTATGTCTGATGTTCTATCTCCCTGCAGCTGGCCCACATGTCTAAAGAGCTGCTCACAGACATTCTCCTCATGCCCCTACCTTCGGTTCCCACCTCAGCCCCCCTTACTCTACTTTTTGCTCTCTCCACTTAAATCACAAGAGACCCCTGTATCACCTAGTGTGAAGATGTTCCTCAGCCTCCTTTGGCCACGCTCCTCCTCCCTACCGCTGGGTTCTCCCTTCCAAAATgctcctcctctggcctttggAATGTCTTGGGCCCTTAGTTTCTTCTCTTTGGCTCTTTCCTCTCCTAGAGTTTTATGGGGTTATTATCTTCCTCCACCACACTCTGAGCTTGGGCACTGGAATTCCTCCACAGGCTTAGTCATTTGCCTCTTCTTGGTCTCTATTCTTTCTCATGAGGTAACCTGTCCTGGCCCACAGGGATAACGGCCACTCAGCTGGTGACTGCTGACAATGGGACTCTCCATCCCCAGACAGTCTGTCATCTAGTTACTGCCAGGCTTTCTCATCTGTCTTCCTGTTGATCAAATTGGTGACGTCATCTTACATCTTGCGTGTAAACCCAGAACTCTAGCATCATCCATAGCCTTACGACTGACTGATGATGACTTGTGAACTTCACGTGAGAGCCTTGGGATATGTAttcttctccaccccccccccctcccaggtCAAATTGCCATCATCTTTCCTGAACTCTGCAAGGACTTCCAACCCAATGGCTCTACTTTGGCTCTTTTTCAATCCCTTTTCTACAAGATACTCAGATTTTAGCTTTAAATAAAAGCAGGACAGCACGGGATTACCTCCTGTTTAAAGCAAACCAGAGACAAACTCTTGCTAAATTCTCAATAGGACTGCCATGACTTGCAGTTTCTGTCCCCTG from Acomys russatus chromosome 18, mAcoRus1.1, whole genome shotgun sequence carries:
- the Serp2 gene encoding LOW QUALITY PROTEIN: stress-associated endoplasmic reticulum protein 2 (The sequence of the model RefSeq protein was modified relative to this genomic sequence to represent the inferred CDS: inserted 1 base in 1 codon; deleted 2 bases in 1 codon) produces the protein MVAKQRIRMANEKHSKNITQRGNVAKTLVDHINTGLSWRLPEHSRNLPENATPETIMRCIRIGQPQRTKMDXLEETSQQPSALISYLPDHTEHKNGHVRGQGCCLLPPSCWLVEDHGERPSAGLQEANKPPAIERRSPVVPSHSVVEVRPNCLLTGHRRASVSSSGKDSALPSSADWKPRGGGRQQCSLSDSPGFTVVCMWPSERPSISILPILQSLLCQVLVLQINVFIQP